In a single window of the Gossypium hirsutum isolate 1008001.06 chromosome D02, Gossypium_hirsutum_v2.1, whole genome shotgun sequence genome:
- the LOC107910491 gene encoding sucrose transport protein SUC2 gives MENGYINPAPSPLRKIITVASIAAGIQFGWALQLSLLTPYVQTLGVPHAWAAFIWLCGPISGLLVQPIVGYNSDRCTSRFGRRRPFIVIGALSVSIAVFLIGFAKDIGHHAGDSLERSTKPRAVAIFVVGFWILDVANNMLQGPCRALLADLSANDHKKMRTANGWFSFFMAVGNVLGYAAGSYSHLYKIFPFTKTTACDIYCANLKSCFTIDIMILLLVTVTAVTTVKEDPFTKQIQDDGSKESTPFIGEMMAAFKSLKKPMWILLLVTCLNWIAWFPFLLFDTDWMGKEIYGGEAKGDAHKVKLYGDGVRAGALGLMINSIVLGLTSLGLEPAGRLIGGVKNLWAIVNFILCACLASTVLITKMAEAWRQHHGSPLSHPPFNITGSALAVFGVLGIPLAVTYSIPFALASIYCSSTGGGQGLSLGVLNLSIVIPQMFVSVISGPLDDAFGGGNLPAFVLGSIAAAVSALLAILALPNPPKQVSLSPGMGGGH, from the exons ATGGAGAACGGATATATCAACCCGGCACCAAGTCCGCTTAGGAAAATCATCACGGTTGCATCCATTGCCGCCGGCATCCAGTTTGGGTGGGCTCTGCAGCTGTCTCTCCTGACACCCTATGTCCAGACCCTTGGTGTACCCCACGCTTGGGCTGCTTTCATTTGGCTTTGCGGTCCCATTTCTGGCCTTCTGGTTCAACCCATTGTGGGATACAACAGTGACCGTTGCACCTCTCGGTTCGGCCGACGCCGACCCTTTATTGTCATTGGAGCTCTCTCTGTCTCTATAGCTGTCTTCCTCATCGGTTTCGCCAAAGACATTGGCCACCATGCGGGAGATTCCTTGGAGAGATCGACTAAACCGAGAGCTGTAGCCATCTTTGTCGTCGGATTTTGGATCCTCGACGTGGCTAACAACATGTTGCAAGGTCCGTGTCGAGCTCTCCTCGCGGACCTCTCGGCTAATGACCACAAAAAGATGAGAACCGCAAACGGGTGGTTCTCGTTTTTCATGGCGGTCGGCAACGTGTTGGGTTACGCCGCCGGTTCTTACTCCCACCTTTACAAGATCTTCCCTTTCACCAAAACCACAGCCTGCGACATTTACTGTGCAAATCTCAAATCATGCTTCACCATAGATATCATGATCCTCTTGTTAGTAACAGTAACCGCGGTCACAACCGTGAAGGAAGATCCCTTCACCAAGCAAATCCAAGATGATGGGAGCAAAGAATCGACTCCTTTCATAGGTGAAATGATGGCAGCTTTCAAGAGCTTGAAGAAACCAATGTGGATCCTGCTGCTAGTGACTTGCCTCAATTGGATAGCTTGGTTCCCATTCTTGTTGTTCGACACTGACTGGATGGGGAAAGAGATTTACGGTGGGGAAGCCAAGGGAGATGCACATAAAGTTAAGCTTTACGGTGATGGGGTTCGAGCTGGTGCATTAGGGTTGATGATTAACTCCATCGTCTTGGGGTTGACTTCATTGGGGTTAGAGCCTGCAGGGCGGTTGATCGGTGGGGTCAAGAACTTGTGGGCTATCGTCAACTTCATCTTGTGTGCGTGCTTGGCGTCTACGGTGTTGATCACAAAGATGGCTGAGGCTTGGAGACAACACCATGGGTCCCCACTCTCCCATCCTCCATTTAACATTACGGGCTCTGCCTTGGCTGTATTCGGTGTCTTGGGTATTCCACTTGCG GTAACATACAGTATTCCATTCGCTTTGGCATCCATCTACTGTTCTAGTACTGGTGGTGGTCAAG GTCTTTCTCTAGGAGTGCTAAACTTGTCTATAGTTATCCCACAG ATGTTCGTATCAGTAATTAGTGGACCGTTGGATGATGCATTCGGGGGTGGCAACTTGCCTGCTTTTGTGCTGGGGTCCATAGCGGCTGCTGTCAGTGCGTTGTTGGCTATATTGGCATTGCCGAACCCACCTAAACAAGTGTCCCTTTCGCCAGGAATGGGTGGTGGCcattaa